GAAAAACCGTTGAAAGGATAATCACCATGGATTTATTAAAATGCTCCTTTTTTGTGATAACTAAAACCTCAACAAAATAGGCGTAATACCCTTTTTCCTTAGCTTCCAGTTACATTACCACGACTATATAAGCGTATTATCATTTTCAGTTAATGGGATTGGTGTTTTTGTCCATTCTGCATACGTATCAGGATCTATCGCCTTCACCTGTTCAAAAAAAGTATCTAAAAAATTTCTTTCTCGAAGGTCTTTAAATAACTCGAGAGGCCTTTTTTGTTCACGTGAAAACGAGTACACATGGTCGACTAATTTAAAACCATTCTTAGTTATGATAATATGCCGTAATGGAGCATCAATTTGTTTGAAACCTGAACTTTCCATTGTTTTTAATATATAGAGTAATCGTCTTGTTATGTCCTCAGAAAGGGCAGATTGTTTTTTTAGAAACGTATTTAAATCTGGTCCTAATAGATATTCCATTAAAATATAATTGGGTCCTGTTTCAAAGACTTTCGGGATAAAAGGCAAGTCTTGACTTGATAAAAGAACCATTTTTTCCTGATCTGCATGTTCAGTTTTCCCGTAAAGTTTAACGCATGCGTTTTCAGACACTCGATAAACAGCACCTTGATGCCCTTTTCCAATAAGTGTTTGTGTAATAGCGCTATCCACTTTCACTCCATTACCTGACCCGCCTGAGAGGACGGGAATGTTTCTAAAGTCCAAATTATTTTGATTGAAATAATCCTTCCACTCATTGAAGGTGTCCGGTTCAAGCTGTTTCACTTGGGCTAAGAACGATTCCTTTAAGAGGATAATATTTAAATCTCTTAATAATTTTAAAGGCACAGGGTGCATCCTTTTAAAGGAATTTACATGGTCAATTACCTTAAGTTCCTCATTACCAACGACAAAAATATGACGTAGGGGGGCATCTATCATGGTGAATTTTGCTTGTTTTAATTCTTTTAATATATAGAGAAGTTTCTTTACTATAGAATCAGGTATATACGTACAATTTCTCAGATATTCTTTTAAGGTTGGTGCATTAAAATATTCCATGACTATATAGTTTGGACCTGTTTCATATACCATTGGCATAAAGGGGAGGTGCTTTCCAGCTTTAAGAGCTTCTTCCTCCATTTCCGCTTGTACGGGGTCTGAATAGATTTTTACACATTTATCTTCTGAAAGTTTAAATACTGCACCTTGAGCTCCCATTCCAATCAGTGTATAGGTAGTCGGATTGTGAATTTCCAAAGATTTTTCACCTTTGGTTACAGTAATGGTTTTATAATCCTCCATGTTCTCCTCCTAACTGCTCATCTTTGGCCATATGTTGAAAATTTTGAATTTTATTAAGGGCTTTTTTGACCTTTTCGGCTTTTTGAGCCTTTTTTGCATTTTTACGAGATGCTATTTTTTCATCATTCCCTTGAGCCTTCAGTTGAACCTTCGCTTTTTTGTCCTTTTTATTAGATGCTACAAGTTCATCTTTGACTTTATCTTTAGTCTGCCGTTTTAGCTTTTGAAACTGTTGTAGCTGCTGTAGCTGTGGAAGTTCTTGAAGCTCTGGAAACTTCTGTAGCTGTTGCATATAAATAAGGGCTTTTTTAGCTAAATCGACTTTTTTTCTAGGCACGATTGTGTTGCCATCATTACCTTGCTGTTGAGGCTGTGGAGTCTCCTTAAAGGTTTTTTTATCAATTCGGCGAGGTGTTACTGCATATTGTTTCCTTACTTTATAAGGGGCTACAAGTTCATCATAAAATTCAGCTTGTTGTCGAAGCTGATTGGCGAGGTTAAAGTTTTGTTCGACTTTTTGACGAGCCGCCATTGTATATGTTTCCCACATCTCTCTGTTAGTTAGCATGAATTCAAGAGCATCTGCCAGTTCATCCACATTGTTTTCTTGTACTAAAACCCCCTCTTTGTTATTGGTTATTAATTCAGGGATGCCGGCATGATTGGTCGAAATCACTGGTACTCCAATCGCCATAGCTTCTTTTAATGTATTAGGTATTCCTTCTACATCGCCATCGGCAGATTCTAAGCTCGCGGCGCAAAATATATCTGCATTGGTCAATTGTTCTCGTACTTGATCTTTAGGGAGATGATTCAATAAACGAAAAGAGTCTCCTAAATTTAGTTGATTTGCCAATGACATGAGATATTCTTCAAGCTCCCCCCTTCCGATAATCGTCAGGGTTGCATTTGGAAATTTACCTCTGATTTTTTGAAATGCTTGCATTAAGATGTGATGTCCTTTTTTTTCCACCAACCTACCGATGGATAAAATGTTTTGAGAGTCACCTTTATGTGGAGTCCGGTATTTGAATTCGTTAAGGTCTACGCCCCCATAGAGCACTCTGATTTTTTCAGAAGGACAACCCCAAGCAATTAGTCTATCTGCTAAATACTGACAAACTGGAAAAAAACGCTCACCTCGATCAAATAGCTTTTTCATGTTATCTAGATAGCCAATAGGCTGATTAGCCAGGGTTGCATCCCTGCCTCTTATACTTGTTACCAACGGAAGGTTTGTTTCCTCTTTAAAAGGAAGTAATAACATCCCTAATTGACCATGGTGAGCATGTAAGAGGGAGATATTATTACTTTTCACATATTCTTTCGGTGAGAAAATTTCATTGAGATAATGAACTTTCTCATTCAAAAGGGAAAGATCTATCATATACTTAGGTTGTCGTACCATGTGGATATAATCATAATCAGGAACTTCTCGAATCTGTGAGATATATTGGGTCGGGTCGACTCTTAAATTCAAATGCATAACTGTGTGCAAATAAATGATCTCCTTTCATGCATAGTAAGCAAATTTCCTGGACCTTTTCAAGTATATTATGCAGGACTCTTTAGGTACGCATGGACTAATAACATAAAGTAAAGCTAAATGGCGGAGAGCCTAATACAAAGGATGGATTGAAGTAAGGGCCATGACACAAGATTATTTGTGCAAACAATGGATCTATGAAGATATTTCATCCATTTAAAGAAAGATAAAAAAGCACCCAAGGACTATCAAAGGTGCTGTATTGCCAATATGACCCGAATATATGTCTTTAAAGAATCATGTTCGGATTAATGAAGTGTTAGTAAATGTTTTCTCTTTATGTCATATCAATAACAATTGCTGGTCTTCCTATTGGATAATATTCAATTTTCTTGCACGCTCTGATTCGATCTTCTTCAAGACAATTTCTGCCATCAAAAACAATCGGTTGTCTCATTCTATTCATCAATGTGTCCACGTCTAATTGTTTAAACTCATTCCATTCGGTAACAATAAATACAGCATCCGCACCCACTGTCGCTTCGCGGACCGAGCTGGCAAATCTAATTGTATCCCCTAATATCTTCTTCGCATTGTCTATTGCCACCGGATCATAAGCTACCACTTCTGCTCCAAGTTTGGTTAAAGAACGTGCAATTTTGATGGATGGAGCTTCCCTCATATCGTCTGTCTCTGGCTTGAAAGCAAGACCAAGCATTGCAACTTTTTTCCCTTTTAAATCCCCAAAGCGATTTATCGCTTTCGTTACAAGAAGTTCTTGCTGAAAATCATTAATCGCTACTGTTTCTTTTAATAGGGAAAAATCTACTCCATTTAACTTTGCAGTATGAAGCAACGCTTTAACATCCTTTGGAAAACAAGATCCGCCATAACCAATACCTGGCTGTAAAAAAGCTTCTCCAATCCTTTTATCTGTTCCCATTCCCTTTGCTACATCTTTAACATCTGCACCTACTACTCCGCATAAATTGGCAACTTCATTGATAAAGCTAATCTTAGTAGCCAAAAAGGCATTAGAAGCATACTTAATCATTTCTGCACTTCTAATACTGGTTAGTATAAATGGTACATTTAACGGACGATACATTTCTTGGACTTTCTTAGCCGCCTCATCATTTTCAGAACCGATGATGATTCTATCTGCCTTCATCGTATCCATAACGGCCGATCCTTGTCTTAAAAATTCAGGATTTGAAACCATATTAAAGGTGACCCTTTCGTTACAGTGTTCTTCCATAATTTTTTTAATATAATCATTCGTACCAACTGGCACAGTACTCTTTATAACGACTACTGAACTCTGCATTAGTTTCGCGGCAATATCCTTCGCGGCTTGCACAATATACGATAAATCTGCTCCCCCATCCTCCATTTGCGGTGTACCTACGGCAATGATGATGATCTCGGCACCATTTAGCGCCTCTCGATGATTTGTTGTAAACAGCAGTCTGCCCGCTGCGGCATTTTGAGTAAGCAAACTCTCAATGCCCGGTTCATATATTGGAGAAATCCCTTGACGTAAACTTTTAATTTTCTGTTCATCTGTATCGATACAAATGACACTATGCCCTATTTCGGACAAACAAACTCCTGTGGAAAGCCCGACATAACCTGTACCCAAAACGGCTATTTTCATATTATTCAAGCTCTCTCTTTATA
This sequence is a window from Brevibacillus sp. JNUCC-41. Protein-coding genes within it:
- a CDS encoding UDP-glucose dehydrogenase family protein yields the protein MKIAVLGTGYVGLSTGVCLSEIGHSVICIDTDEQKIKSLRQGISPIYEPGIESLLTQNAAAGRLLFTTNHREALNGAEIIIIAVGTPQMEDGGADLSYIVQAAKDIAAKLMQSSVVVIKSTVPVGTNDYIKKIMEEHCNERVTFNMVSNPEFLRQGSAVMDTMKADRIIIGSENDEAAKKVQEMYRPLNVPFILTSIRSAEMIKYASNAFLATKISFINEVANLCGVVGADVKDVAKGMGTDKRIGEAFLQPGIGYGGSCFPKDVKALLHTAKLNGVDFSLLKETVAINDFQQELLVTKAINRFGDLKGKKVAMLGLAFKPETDDMREAPSIKIARSLTKLGAEVVAYDPVAIDNAKKILGDTIRFASSVREATVGADAVFIVTEWNEFKQLDVDTLMNRMRQPIVFDGRNCLEEDRIRACKKIEYYPIGRPAIVIDMT
- a CDS encoding glycosyltransferase; translated protein: MHTVMHLNLRVDPTQYISQIREVPDYDYIHMVRQPKYMIDLSLLNEKVHYLNEIFSPKEYVKSNNISLLHAHHGQLGMLLLPFKEETNLPLVTSIRGRDATLANQPIGYLDNMKKLFDRGERFFPVCQYLADRLIAWGCPSEKIRVLYGGVDLNEFKYRTPHKGDSQNILSIGRLVEKKGHHILMQAFQKIRGKFPNATLTIIGRGELEEYLMSLANQLNLGDSFRLLNHLPKDQVREQLTNADIFCAASLESADGDVEGIPNTLKEAMAIGVPVISTNHAGIPELITNNKEGVLVQENNVDELADALEFMLTNREMWETYTMAARQKVEQNFNLANQLRQQAEFYDELVAPYKVRKQYAVTPRRIDKKTFKETPQPQQQGNDGNTIVPRKKVDLAKKALIYMQQLQKFPELQELPQLQQLQQFQKLKRQTKDKVKDELVASNKKDKKAKVQLKAQGNDEKIASRKNAKKAQKAEKVKKALNKIQNFQHMAKDEQLGGEHGGL